The following is a genomic window from Miltoncostaea oceani.
ACGGCGGGGACGTCGGCGTGGGCGAGCACCACGTCCCGGCCGGCGGCGCGCATCGCGCGGGCCAGCCCGAGGATCGAGCCGATCGCGTCGCCGTCGGGGTTGTGGTGCGCCGTGATGACGAACCTCTCCCCGGGGCGGGTCAGCACCTCGGCGACCTCCGCGGGGGTCGCGTCCCGGCCGTTCCGCTCGCTCATCCGTCCTCCGGTCCGATGCCGCCGGTGACCTCGTCGATGAAGCGGGTCAGCTCGACGGCGTCCTGCTGTGTCGTGTCGTAGTGGAACGTCAGCTGGGGCGTGTGACGGGACCGCAGCTCCGCGGCGAGGCGGGACTGCAGCAGGCCCCGCGCCGAGTCGAGGGCCTCCTGGCTGCCGCGCCGCTCGCGGGTGCGGAGCGTCGTGAAGAAGACCTTCGCCTCGCGGACGTCCTGCGTCGACTCGACGTGGGTGATCGTCACGAAGCCGAGGCGCGGGTCGGACAGCTCGCGGGCGATGACCTCGGCCAGGACCTGGCGCAGCGCGGTGTCGACCCGGCGCATCCGCGTGGTGCGGGCGCGCTTCGCCATCAGGAGCCCCACGCGGCGTCGCGGTCGGACCCGACCGCCACGAGCTCACGCGCCGACCCGACCACCTGGAACGCCTCGTCGCCGTCGAGCCACCGGGCGGCGTCGGAGATCCGCTCGTCGGTCTCGGAGGCCGACCTGCCCACGAGCGCGAGCGTCAGGCCCGCCCGCTGCCACAGGTCGTGGTGGTCGACCTCGGACACGGCACAGGAGAACCTGCGGGTGAGACCGGCCTTCACCCGCAGGAGCTCCCTGCGCTTGGTCTTGAGGGACGCGCCCTCCGGCAGATGGAGGTCGACGCTCAGGATTCCCACGAAGCCGCGCTCCATCTCGACGAGGACCTACCCCTCGTCGGCGTCGTCCGGCTCGGCCGGCGGCGCGACGACCTTCGGGGCCGGCGGCGGGGCCGCGGCCTGCGCGGTCCGGGCGACCTCGCGGAGCTCGAACGCCTCGATGGTGTCGCCCTCCTTGACGTCGTTGTAGTCCTCGATCAGGACACCGCACTCGAAGCCCTGGGCCACCTCGCGGGTGTCCTCGTTGAAGCGCTTCAGCGAGGCGATCTTGCCCTCGTGGACCACGATGCCGTCGCGGAGCAGGCGGACGTTGGCGTTGCGGCGGACGATGCCGTCGGTCACGTAGCAGCCGGCGATGGTGCCGATGCGGCTCGCCTTGAACGTCGCCCGCACCTCCAGCTGGCCGATGACGTCCTCCACGATGTCCGGCTCCAGCAGGCCGACCAGGGCGTCGCGGACGTCCTCGATGGCGCGGTAGATGACCCGGTACGTGCGGATGTCGACGCCCTCGCGCTCGGCGAGCACGCTCGCCTCCGGCCGGGGACGGACGTTGAAGCCGATGATGACGGCCTCCGACGCGGACGCCAGGGAGACGTCCGACTCGGTGATCGCGCCGACGCCGGTGAGGATGACCCGCAGGCGCACCTCGGTCTGCTCGATCTTGTTGAGGGCGTCCTCGAGGGCGCCGACGGAGCCCTGCACGTCGCCCTTGATGATGATGTTGAGCTCCTTGAGCCCACCCTCCTTGATGCGCGCGAAGAGGTCGTCGAGCGACACGGGCCGCTTGTTGGCGAGCTCCTCGGCGCGGAGGCGCTGGCTGCGCTCCGACGCGCGCTGACGGGCGGCGCGCTCGTTCTCGACCACCCGGAACCGCTCGCCGGCGTCCACGACGCCGCCGAGGCCGAGGATCTCGACCGGGACCGACGGACCCGCCGTCTCCAGCGCGGAGCCCTTGTAGTCGGCCATCGCGCGGACGCGCCCGTAGACGTCGCCCGCCACGATCACGTCGCCCACCCTGAGGGTGCCGCGCTGCACCAGCAGCGAGGCGACCGGGCCGCGGCCCGGGTCGAGGCGCGACTCGATGACCGTGCCCGAGGCCTCCGGCTTCGGGTTGGCCTTCGGCTCCGCGTCGGCGTCCACCACCAGCAGGATCGTCTCGAGCAGCGTCTCGATGCCGGTCCGCTCCGTCGCGGAGACGGGCACGAACTCGTGGGTGCCGCCCCAGTCGGAGGGGATGACCTCGCGCTGGCTGAGCTCCTGCTTCACGCGGTCGGGGTTCGCCCCGACCTTGTCGATCTTGTTCACGGCGACCATGAACGGCACCTCGGCGGCGCGTGCGTGGTCGATCGCCTCGACGGTCTGCGGCATGACGCCGTCGTCGGCGGCCACCACGATGACCGCGACGTCCGTGATCTTGGCGCCGCGGGCGCGCATGGCCGTGAAGGCCTCGTGGCCCGGCGTGTCGAGGAACGTGATCTCGCGGCCGTCGTGGTGCACCTGGTAGGCGCCGATGTGCTGGGTGATGCCGCCGGCCTCGCCGGCCGCCACCTCGGTGGAGCGGATCGCGTCGAGCAGCGACGTCTTGCCGTGGTCGACGTGGCCCATGACGGTCACGACCGGCGCACGGGTGACCAGGTCGGCCTCGTCGTCGTCGAACTCCTCGGCCCGCTCGGCCTCCTCCTCGGCGTGGACGACGGTGACCTTGCGCTCCATCTCGCCGGCGATCAGCTCGATCGCGTCGTCGGAGAGGGACTGCGTGATCGTCGCGAGCTCGCCGAGCCCCATCAGGAGCTTGATGATCTGCGACGTCGGGACGTCGAGGATCTCGGCGAAGTCCTTGACCGTGGAGCCCGAGGGCACCTCGACCA
Proteins encoded in this region:
- a CDS encoding DUF503 domain-containing protein; protein product: MGILSVDLHLPEGASLKTKRRELLRVKAGLTRRFSCAVSEVDHHDLWQRAGLTLALVGRSASETDERISDAARWLDGDEAFQVVGSARELVAVGSDRDAAWGS
- the infB gene encoding translation initiation factor IF-2, whose product is MTPRRPEPAKPKPPLYRPPPVPAGPAQGGGRPGGGGGPGPRTGGGAGGAGPRPGGGGQGGPGGGGMGGGMGGGPRGKRRRVVIDPQAGRRGPAQQGRDRRGGRPGPRQEEKPAVVIAPADMPMVEVPSGSTVKDFAEILDVPTSQIIKLLMGLGELATITQSLSDDAIELIAGEMERKVTVVHAEEEAERAEEFDDDEADLVTRAPVVTVMGHVDHGKTSLLDAIRSTEVAAGEAGGITQHIGAYQVHHDGREITFLDTPGHEAFTAMRARGAKITDVAVIVVAADDGVMPQTVEAIDHARAAEVPFMVAVNKIDKVGANPDRVKQELSQREVIPSDWGGTHEFVPVSATERTGIETLLETILLVVDADAEPKANPKPEASGTVIESRLDPGRGPVASLLVQRGTLRVGDVIVAGDVYGRVRAMADYKGSALETAGPSVPVEILGLGGVVDAGERFRVVENERAARQRASERSQRLRAEELANKRPVSLDDLFARIKEGGLKELNIIIKGDVQGSVGALEDALNKIEQTEVRLRVILTGVGAITESDVSLASASEAVIIGFNVRPRPEASVLAEREGVDIRTYRVIYRAIEDVRDALVGLLEPDIVEDVIGQLEVRATFKASRIGTIAGCYVTDGIVRRNANVRLLRDGIVVHEGKIASLKRFNEDTREVAQGFECGVLIEDYNDVKEGDTIEAFELREVARTAQAAAPPPAPKVVAPPAEPDDADEG
- the rbfA gene encoding 30S ribosome-binding factor RbfA, with protein sequence MAKRARTTRMRRVDTALRQVLAEVIARELSDPRLGFVTITHVESTQDVREAKVFFTTLRTRERRGSQEALDSARGLLQSRLAAELRSRHTPQLTFHYDTTQQDAVELTRFIDEVTGGIGPEDG